A single window of Liolophura sinensis isolate JHLJ2023 chromosome 6, CUHK_Ljap_v2, whole genome shotgun sequence DNA harbors:
- the LOC135468540 gene encoding uncharacterized protein LOC135468540 has product MSQAGSVKSEPAQSEVNGRVTSPGQKSSGAAVGRGGVNERPEKQDDMASGQRMIFSGPNSLRQHRVTVPDSVMWVGIGERSPEVTSEVAYLSRPAPDTPFPMCRSRHVGEVGWTVEFFSGVTGKEQIVTPPTR; this is encoded by the exons ATGTCACAAGCTGGATCTGTGAAGAGCGAGCCTGCTCAGTCGGAAGTAAATGGGAGAGTTACGTCCCCTGGCCAGAAATCCTCAGGAGCTGCTGTCGGCCGTGGTGGAGTGAACGAGCGGCCAGAGAAGCAAGATGATATGGCATCCGGACAGAGGATGATCTTTTCTG GGCCGAACTCGCTGAGACAACACAGGGTAACGGTTCCTGACAGCGTCATGTGGGTGGGAATCGGAGAAAGGTCCCCTGAGGTGACGAGTGAGGTAGCTTACCTGAGCCGACCTGCCCCAGACACACCCTTCCCAATGTGCCGCTCTCGACATGTGGGAGAGGTGGGCTGGACTGTGGAATTCTTCAGCGGCGTCACTGGAAAGGAGCAGATTGTCACACCACCCACTAGGTAG